Below is a genomic region from Triticum dicoccoides isolate Atlit2015 ecotype Zavitan chromosome 5A, WEW_v2.0, whole genome shotgun sequence.
CCCAACACCGAGAAAGCTCCCTTGCCCCTCAACCATCGAAAAATGGAGAGATGCTCCATGATCGGTGCCGGCACTTGTTCCGCCTCATACACCTCCGTCATCATCCCGTCGTAGCGCTCCTTGGGCTCAAGCTTGTTGGCCCGgacattggcggcttgccggcacaGGCATGGGCGCATGCTCTTCCTCTATCGGCTCAGTAAAGAAGCTCGCGGAGGGAGAGATACCAGAGGAAGCTCACCGGCTTCAGCAGATGAGGAGGATATGGAAGGCTACGCCAAACGAGAGAGCACGCAAGGCGCTTTTGTAAACAACCCGGGGAGGGCAACCGACGTTGCACGTCCCATCCATGATAGCCGGTTAGAACCATGGACGGCCCGGGTCTGGGCAGGACAACCACTACGTGACCGAGCGGACCAAGCCCCTCCATGGTACCCTCTATATAGCGGGGTGGACGCAGTGCCGACGCACGCGGGCGTTGCACCACGCGTGCCACACATGGGTACCACATGGGGACCAATGAAACAGCCAGAAAAAGGCCCCGCGCGCGACTCAGCGCTACTACCGCCACGCGCCCCCGCTAGGCGGGGCCGAACCATCCCGACGCAGGATCTGGCTTGCATGCTTCCTTCTCGTGCTCCCATCCGTGCTTTCACTTAATCCTACGGttgtctttttccttttttctttctaatctaatcatctcccccttgattttaagggggtggggccggaccttattttgtttcaatcaaatcaagccacgtagacGGGAGTATGGATGGGCACACGacgggggagcaggcaagtctcgtccaccCCGACGCAAGGCAAAGGCGCCGATAGGTGGGTCTGACTGAATTGTTGTGCGCAGGGCAGCAAACGAAAGGGCTCTCACTGGCGCGCCGGAAGCTGCCCCGTGTTGATAGTCCCGAGCGCGCCCGCGTCCCACCCGTCATGGACCACCAAGGTGGGTCGCCCGGTTGCGCATCGTCGAGGCAGATCGGACGGCATAGAGAACCCCCGAAAGACCCACACGGCACGCAACCTGGAAATGGACGTCATGAAGGGCGGCACTCTTGCCCACAAAGCCTCCTAGGAGGTGGGAATTCTGTTATACTTTAAAGGAGTGATAAAATAATGCAACATGCAAAGAAGAAAATCCTAGCTTAAAATTTCCTAACAAACCAATAACCCACAACAATCTAACCCACCAAAGGCTCGGCCCAACAAACAAATGATGTCATTTTGGTTGTGACATAACTCATTCACACATCTAGACTTGTTGTAGACAAACCCATTCATATAACTTACGTGTATAATGATGACGCTAATGATTTCACACACATGCTACGAACTCAATGAAGTAGTGTTTCCAGAAATAACTTAGTGGACTAGTGGCCATGAGTGATTTGCAAGGATGAATTAGAGATCTTCCCTTAATATCTTTATTGGAAAATGCTAGTGAGTACAATACAAGTATAATAtagtagtacatgagtgtcgtacaAACTTTTTCTCATGGGAGGGGTGTCGTACAATCTTGAGCAATTAAATGGCGTGCTACTAAAGATAGATAATCAATTATCCACCCATTCATTTCCTAGGGGCATTACTAGAAATACCACTTCTCTCAAGGGGCCGGCCCAAAAGATTCCCCCATATGGAAATGCTCACTTCCAGATCCTACATCATGCCTTTCACCCGCTCCATGTCCCCTCACCaatgtgtgggccccaccatggaaGCCCTCGCAAGGGTGAAGTTGTCATGTGCCTCCACGTATATAGGGGACTGTCCAAAACCCCATCTACCAACCTACACACCCGCTTCCCCCACTTCATTAAAAACTCTGCCAATTTCGGCGAGGCTCCATTCCCCCAATGACTACGATGAGGTACTAGCGGCCATATGCGGCGGTGTGATCCTCGCGAGCCTCAAGACGCTCGCGGTAACGTGGAGGGTGACGGAGGCAGCACGGTGGCTTGAGAAGAAGAAGCCCCGACAGACGACACATCCTTGGGCTTAGTAAGTTTGGGAGCAGGCTTGGGATGGAGAACCACTATGAGGAGTTCGAGGTTGAATCAGGGGGCTCCGACTTGGAGCTCGGGCGTGATGGGGTGGCTGATAAGGATAACAACCACAAGGTTGTGGAGATTAAGCCGTTAGCTGCCGTCAGGATGTCCCTGTCCAAAGGTATCGGTCCCATGTCGTGATAACTGCTTTTAATCCGTGTATTAGGGTTAGTTTTCATCCTGTTTGCTGTAGAACATATTGTACTACAACAATTTCTTCTTCTTAGGTAGGACACAAAGGTTTGAAACCGCATATAAGCCTGGCCACAATAGACATTTTCTATTATCATGTGGTTTACACTTATGTTTCCTCGTTTTGTGTGGTTTAAGCGTGTATTCTTTTTAATTTCACACTATTTACACTCCTTTTCTCTCTGTAAATTGAGTGCCGACAAAAATTTATGTATTGATCCCATGGTAACAATGCAATATATGCATCAATCAGCCGAGAAAGACTTGCGGCCCCATTGTTAGGTAGGACAAAGGTTTATAAGCCATGTGTATTGTTAAATCTTGGATATTCATAAAATTTTGTATTTATGGTTTGCAACATGTTAGATCTCCATACACATGGTTAGTTCAAGGATGCGACGAGAAATTTGCAATGCTAACTTACAATTTATATAAGTACCATATGATAATGCTGTCAATTGCACATGAAGTACATGCAAGTAACTCAATGGAGTAACTTTTTGTTTCTTTGAGAATAATGCAGTGACTAGCTATAGGTGATGTACAAAAATTCTAAAGTTATAAACAATCATTTACGAGAAGATATTAGTTCAACTTTTGGTTGGATGAACTCATCCAACAAacccaaacggagggagtatgaaagtAGTAATAAAGCCATACTATAGGTGTGTACTACAATCTTGAGCTAATAAATGAAATAACTAGCTATGAATTATTTGCAAGTATCTTAAAATTACATAAAATCATTTATGACAAGATTTTGGTTAAACATTTGGTTGGATGAACCCGTCCAATAAACTCGGACGGGCGGAGTATGACCGTAGTAGTACACTCATGCTAGAGGTGTGTAGTATAATCTTGAGCTAATTAATAAATGGAGTAAGTAGCTATGAGTGATTTGCAAATACCTTAGCATTACACACAATCATTTATGAGAAGATTTTTTTAGCATTACACACCATCATTTATGAGAAGATTTTTGGTTAAATGTAGTTTGGATGAACCCGTCCAACCTACACAGACGGATAGTGTACGACAGTAGTAGTACAGTCATACTGTAAGTGCGTAGTTCAGTATTGAGCTAATAAATGAAGTAACTAATTATGAGTTATTTGTAAGGATCTTAAAATTACATGCAAACATTTATGAGAATATATTAGTTAAACGTCCATGGGGGAGGGGCGATGACTATGAGAAGATATTGGTTAAATGTCACAAGTGTGTAGTACTATCCTCACGACCCTCAAGCCGCCGACGGTGATGCGGAGGGTGGTGGAGGCGGTGTTGTGGCCTGATAAGAAGGAGCCCTGGTGGTGTGGTGGCGGAAGTCGAGGCTTCATGGGGCTAGGCGGGCTTGGGGTCGAGCTCGGCTTTGACAACGACGACGTGGGCTTCAAGGCCAATTTCAAGGAATTAGGTTAAGGGCTAGGCCATTTTTGTTTCTCAGCCATGTTTGCCTGATTAGGCTGGTAGGCTAGTTTCGGCAATATTCCTTCAGAGAATCAATTTTGGTTGCTAGGTTGTCGATcttgttatttatatttttttcGTGAGATTTGACGGTGATTCTTATGTTTACTATTTATAGTCATAAGGGATTGAAAATCTACAGAGAAGAGGTTGAATTTCTCCGTTTTGTATGGAGGTCTTGGCCTTTTGGGTTGTTGCCTTGTTTTAGATGGTTGTAGATTTGCATGGGGATTTTTCTATACTTGGTTCAGTTCTTAGTCTGAAGGATTATTCTGGTAATTGTTGAGTCCTACTAGAAAACAATCCTTGATTTTGGATCGTCAATAATGAGATTTTTGTCAGGTGGTCGATATTGGGATTTGTAGATTAATAATTATAGAATGATGGCAAAGGTATATATCATGTGTTTGTTTATCAAAAACAGGATTTCTATAAGTTGTGATTTACTTTTTTTGTGGATGACTAATGCTTTTACCCAAACCTAAAGAGGACTACACCAATGATGGTTCAATGTTCATAATAATTGTGATATCATACATATGAATTCATGTCCATGATGAAATTAATTACTTTTTGTGAGACAAGCTTGTCTTTCTTCCTCTCTCTTAGCAATGACATCGATCTTCCATTGCAGATGACTTAAGCACCATGACTGCAAATGATGTAGATGGTTCTGCACAAAGGTCAGCAAAGAGGAAGAGTAAGAACCAATTCATGGGTATCCGGCAGCGCTCCCGGGCTAGGTGGGGTGCGGAAATTAGAGATCCTATCAAGGGTGTCCGTCTCTGGCTTGGTACTTTCAACAGTGCTGAAGAAGTTGCACGAGCTTATGATGTTGAAGCACGCAGGATCCATGGCAAGAAGGCCAAGATTAACTTTCCAGAGGAACCAAAACTTCCTCAGAAGAGTCGTGCTCCCCCTGCTTCTCCCAAAGTACCCAAGCCAAGTGCAGCACAGGAACATAGTTTCATACCAGCATTCAACAACCTTGTCAACCAAAATGCTTTTGTCTACCCATCTGCTCACTTTGCATCAAAGCAGCCACTTGTTCAGCCTGAGAATGTGCCATTTGTTCCTCCAATGAGCACTATTGCCCCTATTGAAGCTCCTGTTATGAATATGTACTCTGACCAGGGAAGTAACTCCTTTGGCTTCTCTAAGTTGGGTTGGAAGTATCACACCAAGACTCCTGATATATCATCCATTGCTCCCATTTCTACCATTGCTGAAGGAGCAGAACCTGTGCTTGTCAAGAATAACACCTACAACTCATTGGCGCCTCCTATTATGGACAATAATGTTGTCAATTTCGAACCTTGGATGAGATATCTTATGGATGATAGCGTGGATGAGATGATTGATAGCCTACTTAATTTTGATGTGCCTCGGGATGTCATTAGCAACGGGACCTTTGGAGCTTCGATGCCATGCCCATCCGTGGCCATTTTTTCTGTGGGAAGCAAACCTTGTATATCGGGACAAAGGGTAAGCCTTCAATTTTGGATGTTCAGTCCGAGATGATAATCTTTTCATTGCTCTGAACTTTTTGTTTTGTGTTTCAGGAATAAGGCTATGAAGATTGGAAAGCACCCTATTGTCCCCTCTGGCTAGCATATGCTTATGTCCAAGCTTAGATGCAAAAATGTTGCATCACAATTCTCTATTGTAATCGACCCATTACCTAGTTGACTGTCGCTATGTGGCAACCATTTATGAGTCCGATGAACCGTTGTCTTGTCTTTTGCTAACTTTTATGTCGTCGCTACCATTTCTGAATGTGAAGAAAATGAATCTGTGTCCAGTTTGCTTTAATCTGTGCACTTCTTCGCATTTTCTTTCCTTCTGGATGTTTATTTATTTTTGGAGATAAAAGTAGTACTCGGCTTATATTGGATTTGGTGTCAAGTTTGCTTTAATATGTGCACTTGATTGCCTTTTCCTAGTTCTGGAGTACCAGATTTACTAATCCTTGATACTAGATGTGTATGTGTGATCATACGTGGAGTCATTCCTTCTACATGTAGTTCTTCTCACCGATATAGTTAACTTACACAAACATTTAGTGCGCCTACTAATTCAAGATTTGATGGATCTGTTCCATTTCAGTGCATTCTTGATTTATTGCTATAACCTTCACAAACTTTTAATGCATTTTAATTCCCTCAACACCTCTCAATGTGAGAACACAGATGAACCACATATACGTTTCACTTGATTTATTGCCATAACCTTCACCAAATTGGAGGTCTCATGTCACTATCATGTTAGGTCCTTGATTTGATTTAACGTCAGCATAAGTAGTGCATGTCgccttcttatgatgagcatgttaTTATTACTCGACAATCACATGGCGCTCATCATAGATAGTTTACACGGAGGCTATTTTATTACTCACATGGAGGTTGGTTTTCATTATCCGGGATTATCAGGAAGCAGGTCCCTTCGGTGATCAGGTCTCTGTAAAGAATTGGTTGTCACTTACATGGTTCTCTAACATGTATAATTCTACATAAAAGGAGAAGGTGAATGACTCATGGTCGAGATTAAATCAAAGTGAGGTATGAAGACAACTTCCATGCGAGTGCTTTTACAGCTACCAACCATGCAAACAAGCTCCAAACTAGTTCGAGCAGGCCAATAATTATTCAAATCTTCTTGTTGTTTTGACGATTCATGGCTAGAGCTAGCTGGAAGCTGTTATGGAGAGCCAATTGTTTTCTTCCTGATGACTCCTAATTCTAGTCCAATCATCCAACTATGTGGGGCTACCATTTTATCATTGCACTTGTCTTGTCCCCGTTTTAAGGACAACAATTGTGTTTTTTGAGTTCCTTGAGAAGGGCATTTTGGTGACCGGGCTCCATGGAGCCCggaatttttgaaaaaaaatcaaaagtcAAAATTCACGATTGAAAAACAACTAAAAATATATGTAAGGATGCAAATCTGAAATTTATATGTGTGTGAAAATTCAGGAGGAAATACCTTGAATGTACAAAAAAATCATGGACTTTGAGGATGAATAGTACCATGTGCAAAAAAAAAGTCACTCAATGCATGGATGTGCTTTCTTTGCTGGTGGGTTTTCCATCCTAATAGATACCAAATTATATTAAGCTAACAATAACAAAGTAGATTTTATTTTTCATAATATAGTTTCATTATAATCAACATATTTGATCTGTGTTGACTTTACACATTCTTAAGTGCACTATGAAAAAAATAGAAACCTGTCTTATAAAACTATTCAAATTTCATTGTATGTCGAGTGTTTGTTTGTATGCCTAGAGTCAAACCATGGGCTCTCGGCTAAGAGATATACTCCGAGAGTCATACTCGGATAAGTTAAGCACACGGGAATGAGATGTTGTTGCTGAGTTGAAGTAACAAAGAACACAACGAAGGAAGCATACTCAACAAAAACAACACACGCCAAGAGCTAAACACGGCAAATAGATGCCACGTGCCATGTCTGTTTGCGCTTGATTTGCCGCGACCTCAGCCCGGGCGCTCCGCATATATTCTCAAAAAATAATTCCTCCCGTGTAATTTACATCAATCGATGTGCAGGCCTCATTTGTTAGtgactgctacttgtgagctgtgttgggatttTCCCCCAAAGAGGAGGGGAGAtgtagtacaatagagataagtatttccctcagcaagaaccaaggtttatcgaactaATAGGAGAATCATGCAAAGACTCATGAGCATcacctgcacacacaaaaacaaatgtttgcacccaacgcgggcaagaggattgtcaatccccttgaatttgttacttgcaaggatcaaattttgtagtggtagatagataaattgcaaaacaaaataaaagaaataaaaatgcAGCAACAATAATTTTGTTTTATATTGTGATAAAGGTAGACtaggggggcatagttttcactagaggcttctctcgaacacatagcatacaatgggtgaacaaattactgttgggcaattgatagaaaagcacatatttatgacgatatccaaggcaatgatcatgtatataggcatcatgtctgagacaagtagaccaattcatgtctgcatctactactattactccaccaatcgaccactatctagcatgcatatatagtattaagttcataaaaacggagtaatgccttaagcaagatgacatgatgtagacaaagtaaactcaatcaatatgaataaaccccattgttttacccttaatggcatgaatacaaatacgtgtcttgtccccttcagtcactgggatatagagcacatcaagattgaacccattacaaagcacctctcccactgaagataaatcaatatagttggtcaaaccaaatggatagatcagaGAGTAATGCAAacttataacaatcatgcataataaagttcagaaaagactcaattacttctcaTAAATATtcaaatcataaacccacaattcatcggatcacaacaaacacaccacaaaagaagattacactactaggaaaaaccttatacataAAATTTTATCAGTAGCATTGTCTAAAAGGACCCGCtattgctaattagcagtagcacgtTCTCGCAACGAGCGCTACTGCTATTTGGATAGTAGCAGCATGGCCAGgtgaaaaagcgctactactataattgccacaccattGTCggtaggctagatatagtagtagcgcccttcggcAAACCGCGCTATAGCTAACAaagtagtagtagcgtgtttttagGTTAAGGAACTACTACTAAGTTTGAACTTGGCCACATAGCAGGCCCAACATAGCAGCAACGTGAATTAATAGCAGGCGCTGCTGCTACGGCCAGTAGTAGTT
It encodes:
- the LOC119297753 gene encoding ethylene-responsive transcription factor 1-like, with protein sequence MGLGGLGVELGFDNDDVGFKANFKELDDLSTMTANDVDGSAQRSAKRKSKNQFMGIRQRSRARWGAEIRDPIKGVRLWLGTFNSAEEVARAYDVEARRIHGKKAKINFPEEPKLPQKSRAPPASPKVPKPSAAQEHSFIPAFNNLVNQNAFVYPSAHFASKQPLVQPENVPFVPPMSTIAPIEAPVMNMYSDQGSNSFGFSKLGWKYHTKTPDISSIAPISTIAEGAEPVLVKNNTYNSLAPPIMDNNVVNFEPWMRYLMDDSVDEMIDSLLNFDVPRDVISNGTFGASMPCPSVAIFSVGSKPCISGQRE